A genome region from Schistocerca nitens isolate TAMUIC-IGC-003100 chromosome 4, iqSchNite1.1, whole genome shotgun sequence includes the following:
- the LOC126253523 gene encoding BLOC-1-related complex subunit 5, translating to MGSEQSTHQTQGPASRERSAAQLRRGKSIPEREVFDDANRPGSISPGPSICSDSDLPYISYTVNRPIGDSPKLQQKHGSSNLKRGKSLGNPVTRKPFVQKRQLSAINKTVTNSIVVVKSATNNDSTDKDPDLIRLQMVPMFLPIMRGTLNLPAARDPEVLERLDPSGPLALCQRYQHHLTLCSELVSSEQAAINLRMREIDAEVTRLLTLMTERQKRCAKYAEKLSKVHELSHQLNRCHTLLNQTLESMETLNNWLPVEDRLEPFVWTTG from the exons ATGGGATCAGAACAGAGCACACACCAAACACAGGGGCCAGCAAGCAGAGAAAGATCAGCAGCACAACTCCGAAGAGGGAAATCAATTCCTGAGAGAGAAGTTTTTGATGATGCTAACAGACCTGGAAGTATATCCCCTGGTCCAAGTATTTGCTCAGATTCTGACCTCCCATATATTTCATACACTGTCAACAGACCTATTGGAG ATTCTCCTAAATTGCAGCAGAAGCATGGGAGTAGCAACCTGAAGCGTGGCAAGTCTTTAGGAAATCCTGTGACCAGGAAGCCTTTTGTGCAAAAGAGGCAATTATCAGCAATAAACAAAACAGTAACTAACAGCATAGTTGTGGTGAAGTCAGCAACAAACAATGATTCAACTGACAAAGATCCTGATCTCATTAGGTTACAG ATGGTACCAATGTTCTTACCTATTATGCGAGGTACTCTCAACTTACCAGCAGCTAGAGATCCAGAGGTACTTGAGCGACTGGATCCCTCTGGCCCATTAGCATTATGTCAGCGTTATCAGCATCATCTGACACTATGTAGTGAACTTGTCTCTTCAGAACAGGCTGCAATAAATCTACGTATGCGAGAG ATTGATGCAGAGGTTACTAGGCTACTGACCCTCATGACAGAGAGGCAGAAACGATGTGCTAAGTATGCAGAGAAACTGAGTAAGGTGCATGAACTGTCACACCAGTTGAACCGTTGTCACACACTTCTCAATCAAACACTGGAAAGCATGGAGACATTAAACAACTGGCTCCCTGTTGAAGATCGTCTTGAGCCTTTTGTATGGACAACTGGATAG